In Pseudothermotoga hypogea DSM 11164 = NBRC 106472, the following are encoded in one genomic region:
- a CDS encoding glycerophosphodiester phosphodiesterase family protein: MIVLGHRGYSARYVENTMIAFKKALELGADGIELDLRGTKDGRVVVIHDEDLKRLCGVDVKVSDLTFEELKEYKLNGETIPTFEEVLSILDDKHILNAEIKEANVAERALQLIDEFRLTDSTVVSSFDHELIARLIRKRPDMKFGFLVGEELRNDPIGLIDKLLQHKPYSMHLPHQLFDYPMVFRKIVKMIRKAGAKIYVWTLDDLKKYQRIEKHIDAVITNQVELFVNALKKPQRAEGA, from the coding sequence ATGATCGTGCTGGGTCACAGAGGCTATTCGGCGCGCTATGTTGAAAATACGATGATCGCGTTCAAAAAAGCGCTCGAGCTTGGTGCGGACGGCATAGAACTGGATCTGAGAGGTACGAAGGATGGCAGAGTCGTTGTCATTCATGACGAAGATCTGAAGAGATTGTGCGGGGTGGATGTGAAGGTCTCCGACCTTACCTTCGAAGAGTTGAAAGAATACAAGCTGAACGGCGAGACCATACCGACTTTTGAAGAGGTGCTTTCGATTCTCGATGACAAGCACATTCTGAACGCGGAGATCAAGGAAGCGAACGTTGCGGAAAGAGCTTTGCAGCTCATAGACGAGTTTCGCCTGACCGACAGCACCGTCGTTTCATCCTTCGACCATGAACTCATCGCACGTTTGATCAGAAAGAGACCCGACATGAAGTTCGGCTTCCTCGTGGGAGAAGAGCTGAGGAACGATCCCATCGGCCTGATAGATAAACTGCTCCAGCACAAACCTTACTCTATGCACCTGCCACACCAGTTGTTCGATTATCCGATGGTTTTCAGAAAGATCGTGAAGATGATAAGGAAAGCGGGCGCGAAGATCTACGTCTGGACCTTGGATGATCTAAAAAAGTATCAGCGGATCGAGAAACATATCGATGCGGTCATAACGAATCAGGTCGAACTCTTCGTGAACGCGTTGAAGAAACCTCAGCGGGCTGAGGGAGCGTGA
- a CDS encoding tetratricopeptide repeat protein — translation MNLEKFLLILLTIFAFLFLLSFQMFVSARSQLKRSEKILEAYRMYVDEDYENFERYVEKNDLKELKSLKDSLRRRLFEKYYTLGVTKLNAGDFSSAHEDFKKALQQLPQQDERRAEVVYLMGQSLVKAGRLVEAKTQLSVVLEMPNSFYRNQAIKLLIDIYEQTGEGAKAEELRKIYEGVVER, via the coding sequence ATGAACCTCGAGAAGTTCCTTTTGATTTTACTCACGATCTTTGCCTTTCTGTTCCTGCTCAGCTTCCAAATGTTCGTGTCCGCGAGATCTCAGTTGAAGAGGAGCGAGAAGATCTTGGAGGCTTACAGAATGTACGTAGACGAAGACTACGAGAATTTCGAACGATACGTTGAAAAGAACGATCTGAAAGAGTTGAAGAGTCTCAAAGACAGTCTGAGACGGAGGTTGTTTGAGAAGTACTACACTTTGGGTGTCACGAAGTTGAACGCGGGCGATTTTTCTTCGGCCCACGAAGATTTCAAAAAAGCTTTACAGCAGTTGCCACAGCAGGATGAAAGGCGCGCAGAAGTGGTCTATCTCATGGGCCAGAGCCTGGTGAAAGCTGGACGTCTTGTCGAAGCGAAGACCCAGCTCAGCGTGGTGCTCGAGATGCCAAATTCGTTTTACAGGAATCAGGCAATCAAGCTGTTGATAGATATCTACGAACAAACTGGAGAGGGCGCGAAGGCCGAGGAACTGAGAAAAATCTACGAGGGGGTCGTGGAACGATGA
- a CDS encoding TIGR04013 family B12-binding domain/radical SAM domain-containing protein, protein MKLIFRQTKFNRYSVVALLSAVVSKLDFVEVHIAKKIEDVLTLPSDSFVAYSFMSFDLRQVQEEVKILKSKGYTLLAGGPHATARAEDCLKMGFDHVFVGDGEANLIEFLNGERKPIFDGLSKRVDLNDYPPFCVEQSQFIPIEISRGCPFNCAYCETSLIAGKVVRHRSVEQIVHYCRLGLRKHKYVARFITPNAFGYGSKDGVTPNVEAIESLLFNLRRIGMREIYFGTFPSDVRPDSVNDEVVGMIKRYVNNRSVTIGAQSGSDRILRILRRGHSKEDVLNAVEVLLRHGFTPHVDFIFGFPFETRDDQHETMQFIEKLVQLGCRIHAHSFLPLPGTELEKAGCARLPVWLKRSLSRLASEGKLDGYWQKQEQMSHELFSEA, encoded by the coding sequence ATGAAGTTGATCTTCAGACAGACAAAGTTCAACCGCTACAGCGTTGTGGCTCTGCTCAGCGCGGTTGTGAGCAAGCTTGACTTTGTTGAGGTTCACATCGCAAAAAAGATCGAAGATGTCCTGACTTTACCCAGTGACAGCTTCGTGGCGTATTCTTTCATGAGTTTCGATCTGAGGCAGGTTCAGGAAGAAGTCAAAATACTCAAGTCGAAGGGTTACACCCTTTTGGCTGGAGGACCTCATGCCACGGCGCGAGCGGAAGATTGTCTCAAAATGGGCTTCGATCACGTCTTCGTGGGTGATGGAGAGGCGAACCTGATCGAGTTCCTGAATGGGGAAAGAAAACCCATTTTCGATGGTCTGAGCAAAAGGGTTGATCTGAACGATTATCCTCCCTTCTGCGTGGAACAGTCACAGTTCATCCCCATCGAAATCAGCAGAGGCTGTCCATTCAACTGTGCTTACTGTGAAACTTCTTTGATCGCTGGAAAGGTCGTTCGACATAGGAGCGTTGAACAGATCGTTCATTACTGTCGACTCGGCCTGAGAAAGCACAAATACGTGGCGAGATTCATAACACCCAATGCTTTTGGTTACGGCTCAAAGGATGGAGTGACACCCAACGTGGAAGCCATAGAATCGCTGCTGTTCAACCTCAGAAGAATAGGTATGCGCGAGATATACTTCGGCACTTTTCCTTCGGACGTGAGACCAGATTCGGTGAACGACGAGGTTGTGGGCATGATCAAAAGGTACGTGAACAACAGGAGTGTAACCATCGGAGCCCAGAGCGGTAGCGATAGGATTTTGAGAATTCTGAGGAGGGGACACAGCAAAGAGGACGTTCTGAACGCCGTTGAAGTTTTGCTGAGACATGGCTTCACCCCGCATGTGGACTTCATATTCGGTTTTCCTTTCGAAACTCGGGACGATCAGCACGAGACGATGCAATTCATCGAGAAGCTGGTCCAGCTGGGATGTAGAATCCACGCACACAGCTTTTTACCCTTGCCCGGCACGGAACTGGAGAAGGCTGGCTGCGCTCGTTTACCCGTCTGGCTCAAGAGAAGTTTGTCCAGGCTTGCGTCCGAAGGAAAACTCGATGGTTACTGGCAGAAGCAGGAACAAATGTCCCACGAGCTGTTTTCGGAAGCCTGA
- the murB gene encoding UDP-N-acetylmuramate dehydrogenase, translating into MCRQFFDEPLSLHTSFRIGGPARLFLVPKSVEQMLCALKLYPGAKLLGKGTNVLAPDEGVDVVISTLGLSNFLFDGDLLISEAGVLLSKLCVESAERGLSGLELLYGIPGTIGGAILMNAGAYGAQIADVVEWVECFDGEQMRILHRSQLEFSYRDSVFKKRNWLVLRACLRLTKSDPEAVRSKMEKIMKKRLETQPLDLPSAGSFFKRPHSNFYVGKAIEQLGLKGFRIGDAQISTKHAGFIVNLGSATAKDVIALAQTVKQLVEKHFNVVLEPEVDIW; encoded by the coding sequence ATGTGCCGCCAATTTTTCGACGAGCCACTGAGTTTGCACACAAGTTTCAGGATCGGTGGCCCAGCGAGGCTGTTCCTGGTGCCGAAATCTGTGGAACAAATGCTGTGTGCTCTGAAGCTGTACCCCGGTGCGAAGTTACTGGGCAAAGGTACGAACGTTCTCGCGCCCGACGAAGGTGTCGACGTGGTGATAAGTACGCTGGGCTTGAGTAATTTTCTCTTCGATGGGGACCTTTTGATCAGCGAAGCCGGGGTCTTGCTCAGTAAACTGTGTGTTGAATCGGCAGAGCGTGGTCTTTCTGGACTTGAGCTGCTTTACGGCATACCCGGTACGATCGGTGGAGCGATCTTGATGAACGCAGGTGCGTACGGAGCCCAGATCGCCGACGTGGTAGAATGGGTTGAATGTTTTGATGGGGAGCAAATGAGGATTCTTCATCGCAGTCAACTGGAGTTCTCTTACAGGGACAGCGTTTTCAAAAAGAGAAACTGGTTGGTGCTGAGAGCCTGCCTGAGGCTGACGAAATCTGACCCCGAAGCGGTTCGTTCAAAAATGGAAAAAATCATGAAAAAACGTTTAGAAACACAGCCACTGGATCTTCCGAGTGCAGGCAGTTTCTTCAAACGTCCACACAGCAACTTTTACGTGGGAAAGGCCATAGAACAGCTTGGTTTGAAAGGTTTCAGAATCGGAGATGCGCAGATCTCAACGAAGCACGCAGGCTTCATAGTCAATCTTGGTTCGGCGACGGCCAAAGACGTCATCGCGTTGGCACAGACGGTGAAGCAGCTGGTCGAAAAACATTTCAACGTTGTGCTCGAACCCGAAGTCGACATCTGGTAG
- a CDS encoding acyl-CoA dehydratase activase: MRLAICVGSSSVSTFGEQGWLWIPHSGDPVGIVKKILEDSPEELELVFTGRKLRKIFKAPNIPESLAIQYAYRKLREKYGCCDGIVSAGGENFVLYQLDENGEVSMIHVGSKCASGTGEFFLQQLKRMGLDLSTIDSVSVDGFYRLSSRCTVFCKSDCTHALNKGIPKELVLNGLGRVMADKILQLVGNAKVSKVLLVGGSTKNKLMLKHLDGRINYVIPDEATYFEAYGAYLWLIENSNQKIKKYHVIPKEIPSAFLRLPPLSKYASMVEFKTMERAKAEANDECILGVDVGSTTTKAVLLRVKDKKILASSYLRTLGDPIGAAKKCYEEIRSQLDVPVKIVGVGVTGSGRKIVGLHAQTKAVYNEIMAHAKAAAHFDPEVDTIFEIGGQDAKYTYLNEGVPYDYAMNEACSAGTGSFLEEAARESLNIDYREIADYALKANNPPNFSDQCAAFINSDIKTAIQEGMSAEDICAGLVYSVCMNYLNRVKGNRPVGNKVFAQGGTCYNRAVPLAMAALTGKKVIVPPEPGLMGAYGVALMTLENIEKGLLEKGCYDLRELVNREVKYLKPFTCMGGRTACDRKCTISVIEVNGKRIPYGGACNRYEAFREHVFDPSELDFVAKREKKAFEIEENGHGKRVGISRSFGMNVFFPFFSTLFTELGFQVILPDEPDESGKDRMGSEFCFPVELSHGFVLSLLKKNVDFVFIPRIRGTRPAGSDRNGVYCPFVQSEPDWLRADIEELDGVEVLTCNIDFNDPEDVVFENIFNMFKTFGFDREKVKIAFEEAKNRQKSFEADLKRLGEEFLKKVEEIGMGVVIVGRAYNAFQSHANLGVPRKIASYNVPVASFDVLPFESKQGYENMYWTWGEMILKAARYIKDHPKIYPVFITNFSCGPDSFILSYFKSIMQEKPTLVLELDSHTADAGLETRIEAFLDIVKCRKEKKKQTSNTKPLEVMIDKSGVFILKNGEKISWTDPRVRLVFPTMGAFGARCLAAAIARFGVRTHVCPPPGELEFKLGRGNSLSKECLPLHLTLGSLINYLQERPKDEITLYFMPTTSGPCRFGQYSNYMKLWLEQNDVKDVGLVSLNSENAYGGLGVSFTLRAWLAILVSDLYSNVEKSLKTLIKDEEYVRSLIERHHKMILESLQKDSLSGFFKTVDRICDELESLRLKDAHEKSARVMMTGEIYVRWDEFSRKRMEDLFAQEGIILQISPIHEWIYYTYYIFIQKLVSKNSTVVERMKKRVEMQVLRHFERKIKQLFARAGLCDARMVNVAHVVETAEAYLSPTLTGEAILTIGSTLAEIGEYYDGVVAVGPFACMPSRIAESILKKAIEDKKTKLGKSLPFISIELDGNPFTPSIEARLDAFIAQVKQLKRGSEAVASALSRR; encoded by the coding sequence ATGCGTCTTGCTATCTGTGTGGGTTCGTCCAGCGTATCAACCTTTGGAGAGCAGGGATGGTTGTGGATTCCGCACAGTGGCGATCCTGTTGGGATTGTCAAAAAAATCCTGGAAGATTCACCTGAAGAGCTCGAACTCGTCTTCACAGGTAGAAAGCTGAGAAAGATTTTCAAAGCTCCGAACATTCCCGAGTCGCTCGCTATACAGTACGCCTACAGAAAGCTCAGAGAGAAGTATGGCTGCTGCGATGGTATCGTCAGTGCTGGTGGAGAAAACTTCGTGCTCTATCAACTGGATGAGAACGGTGAAGTGAGCATGATACACGTTGGAAGCAAGTGTGCATCGGGCACCGGAGAGTTCTTCCTTCAACAGTTGAAGAGGATGGGACTGGACCTTTCAACGATAGATTCGGTGAGTGTGGATGGTTTTTACAGACTCTCTTCACGCTGTACGGTCTTCTGCAAGAGCGACTGCACTCACGCCTTGAACAAGGGCATTCCGAAAGAGCTCGTGCTCAACGGCCTCGGCAGGGTCATGGCGGACAAGATCTTACAGCTCGTGGGCAACGCAAAGGTGAGCAAGGTCCTTCTGGTCGGAGGTAGCACAAAAAATAAACTCATGCTGAAACACCTGGACGGCCGCATAAATTACGTGATCCCGGACGAAGCAACATACTTCGAAGCTTACGGGGCTTATCTGTGGTTGATAGAGAATTCGAATCAGAAGATCAAAAAATACCACGTTATACCGAAAGAGATACCATCGGCTTTCCTCAGACTTCCCCCACTGTCAAAGTACGCATCGATGGTCGAGTTCAAAACCATGGAGAGGGCCAAGGCCGAGGCGAACGACGAATGCATTCTGGGTGTCGACGTTGGTTCAACCACAACGAAGGCTGTGCTGTTGAGGGTGAAAGATAAGAAGATACTCGCGAGCAGTTATCTCAGAACACTCGGCGATCCCATCGGCGCAGCGAAAAAATGTTACGAAGAGATCCGTTCACAACTTGATGTTCCCGTGAAGATCGTTGGAGTCGGTGTCACAGGCTCTGGAAGAAAGATCGTGGGTTTGCACGCGCAGACCAAGGCAGTTTACAACGAGATCATGGCGCATGCGAAAGCTGCGGCGCATTTTGATCCAGAAGTGGACACGATCTTCGAGATTGGTGGCCAGGATGCCAAGTACACTTACTTGAACGAAGGTGTACCCTACGACTACGCGATGAACGAGGCGTGTTCGGCTGGAACAGGTTCTTTCTTGGAAGAAGCAGCGCGCGAGTCGTTGAACATAGACTACAGAGAGATCGCAGACTACGCATTGAAGGCAAACAATCCCCCAAACTTCAGCGACCAGTGTGCGGCGTTCATAAACAGTGACATAAAGACGGCGATCCAAGAAGGTATGTCGGCCGAGGACATATGCGCCGGTCTGGTTTACTCTGTCTGCATGAATTATCTCAACAGGGTGAAGGGCAACAGACCTGTAGGGAACAAAGTCTTCGCTCAGGGAGGCACATGCTACAACAGAGCCGTTCCACTCGCCATGGCGGCGCTGACCGGGAAAAAAGTGATAGTTCCCCCCGAACCCGGTTTGATGGGAGCTTACGGCGTTGCATTGATGACACTCGAAAACATAGAAAAAGGCTTGCTGGAAAAAGGTTGTTACGATCTTCGAGAACTCGTGAACCGTGAGGTGAAGTACCTGAAACCGTTCACGTGCATGGGTGGAAGAACGGCTTGCGATAGAAAGTGTACCATCAGCGTGATAGAAGTGAATGGGAAGAGAATACCCTATGGTGGTGCGTGCAACCGTTACGAAGCGTTCAGGGAACACGTCTTTGATCCCTCTGAACTCGACTTCGTTGCGAAGAGGGAAAAGAAAGCGTTCGAGATCGAAGAAAATGGTCACGGAAAGAGGGTGGGTATCAGCAGATCGTTTGGTATGAACGTGTTCTTCCCGTTCTTCTCAACCCTGTTCACCGAACTGGGGTTTCAAGTCATCCTGCCTGACGAGCCTGACGAGTCGGGCAAAGACAGAATGGGGTCAGAATTCTGTTTTCCCGTTGAACTGTCGCACGGTTTCGTACTCTCCCTGTTGAAGAAGAACGTCGACTTCGTTTTCATTCCGAGGATTCGAGGAACAAGGCCTGCTGGTTCGGACAGGAACGGCGTGTACTGTCCGTTCGTTCAGAGCGAGCCTGACTGGCTGAGAGCAGATATCGAAGAGCTCGACGGTGTTGAGGTTCTCACGTGCAACATCGATTTCAACGATCCGGAGGATGTTGTGTTCGAAAACATATTCAACATGTTCAAAACCTTCGGCTTCGATAGAGAAAAGGTCAAAATCGCCTTCGAGGAAGCTAAGAACCGCCAGAAAAGTTTCGAAGCGGACCTGAAACGGCTCGGTGAGGAGTTTTTGAAGAAAGTAGAAGAGATCGGAATGGGTGTTGTTATCGTTGGAAGAGCCTACAACGCGTTCCAGAGTCATGCAAATTTGGGTGTTCCGAGAAAAATCGCCAGCTACAACGTTCCTGTGGCAAGCTTCGACGTTCTTCCGTTCGAATCCAAGCAAGGTTACGAGAACATGTACTGGACCTGGGGAGAAATGATCTTGAAGGCGGCCAGGTACATCAAGGACCATCCGAAAATCTATCCCGTCTTCATAACGAACTTCAGCTGTGGGCCCGATTCGTTCATCCTTTCGTATTTCAAATCGATCATGCAAGAAAAACCCACGCTCGTTTTGGAACTCGACAGTCATACGGCGGACGCTGGTCTCGAGACGCGCATCGAGGCGTTTCTGGATATCGTCAAATGCAGAAAAGAGAAGAAGAAACAGACTTCAAACACCAAACCGCTGGAAGTCATGATCGACAAAAGCGGTGTTTTCATCCTGAAAAATGGTGAGAAGATCTCTTGGACCGATCCCAGGGTGAGACTCGTCTTTCCCACAATGGGTGCGTTTGGGGCCAGATGTTTGGCCGCAGCGATCGCACGTTTCGGTGTTCGAACCCACGTTTGTCCACCGCCAGGCGAGCTCGAATTCAAACTGGGCAGGGGCAATTCGCTGTCCAAAGAATGCTTGCCGTTGCACTTGACACTCGGTTCGTTGATAAATTACCTTCAAGAAAGACCGAAAGATGAGATCACCCTGTACTTCATGCCCACGACGTCTGGTCCATGCAGGTTCGGTCAGTACAGCAACTACATGAAGCTGTGGCTCGAGCAGAACGACGTCAAGGACGTCGGCTTGGTCTCTTTGAACTCCGAGAACGCTTACGGGGGTTTGGGCGTGAGTTTCACCTTGCGCGCATGGCTCGCGATACTCGTATCGGACCTTTACTCGAACGTGGAAAAATCATTGAAGACCTTGATCAAAGACGAAGAATATGTGCGCTCTCTCATTGAGAGACACCACAAGATGATCCTCGAAAGTCTGCAGAAAGATTCACTCTCGGGTTTCTTCAAGACGGTAGATAGAATCTGCGACGAACTCGAATCGCTTCGTCTGAAGGATGCTCACGAAAAGTCTGCCAGAGTGATGATGACCGGAGAGATATACGTCCGTTGGGACGAATTCAGCAGAAAGAGAATGGAGGATCTGTTCGCCCAAGAAGGCATTATCCTGCAGATCTCACCGATACACGAATGGATCTACTACACTTATTACATTTTCATACAGAAACTCGTGAGCAAAAACTCCACAGTTGTTGAAAGAATGAAAAAGCGTGTAGAAATGCAAGTTTTGAGGCACTTCGAGCGGAAGATCAAACAGTTGTTCGCGCGAGCGGGATTGTGTGACGCGCGCATGGTGAACGTAGCACACGTTGTGGAGACGGCAGAAGCTTATCTTTCACCAACTCTGACGGGAGAAGCTATCCTGACCATAGGGAGCACTCTTGCTGAGATCGGTGAATACTACGACGGCGTCGTGGCGGTGGGACCGTTCGCGTGTATGCCGAGCCGCATTGCCGAGTCCATACTCAAGAAAGCTATCGAAGACAAAAAGACAAAGCTTGGAAAGTCCCTGCCGTTCATCTCCATCGAGCTGGACGGAAATCCCTTCACACCATCCATAGAGGCGAGATTGGACGCGTTCATCGCACAAGTCAAGCAACTGAAGAGGGGAAGTGAGGCGGTTGCCAGCGCTCTTTCTCGTCGGTAA
- a CDS encoding MBL fold metallo-hydrolase, protein MRILHINDSIRCVVTGPIGTNSYVIDAEPIVVIDPGYGIGTFVQKPCIVLLTHGHFDHICGLKELRVERLYISEQEASWLVDPSLNLSLYFGERFVFNCEVEYLPENFTMGKLDFKVYRTPGHTPGSVMFKTNGVIFSGDTIFLDSIGRTDLPGGDEATMRKTLMFVKELLSSFEPHELVLPGHGEIGTVEEVLRDNLFLREEER, encoded by the coding sequence GTGCGCATTCTACACATCAACGATTCGATTCGTTGCGTCGTCACAGGGCCTATCGGTACGAACAGCTATGTGATCGATGCAGAACCCATCGTGGTAATCGATCCGGGTTATGGTATAGGAACGTTCGTTCAGAAACCTTGCATCGTGTTGCTCACCCACGGGCATTTCGACCATATCTGTGGCCTGAAAGAGTTAAGAGTCGAAAGGCTTTACATTTCCGAACAGGAAGCATCGTGGTTGGTTGACCCTTCTTTGAACCTGTCACTGTACTTCGGAGAGCGGTTCGTTTTCAATTGCGAAGTTGAATATCTGCCGGAGAACTTCACGATGGGAAAATTGGACTTCAAAGTGTACCGTACACCCGGACACACTCCAGGCTCCGTCATGTTCAAGACCAATGGGGTTATCTTCAGTGGTGATACAATCTTTTTAGACAGCATCGGAAGAACTGATCTTCCTGGTGGCGACGAGGCAACGATGAGGAAAACGTTGATGTTCGTGAAGGAGCTTCTGAGTTCTTTCGAACCGCATGAGCTCGTGCTTCCGGGTCATGGTGAGATCGGGACGGTTGAGGAAGTTTTGAGGGACAATTTGTTTCTCAGGGAGGAAGAAAGGTGA
- the holA gene encoding DNA polymerase III subunit delta, with protein sequence MRRLPALFLVGNAKVLKDEYVKEICEKKKLRRMKVSIEEKEAAFSLLSQGDLFFGDVLLDIVDFDDWKKDERKKLLQLAETAKIDVIVRTEESIKAKDVLVLALPKPWEQDKWTDYVLERLKKHGISASRSVAELILERVGPNDELIEREIEKLACVTNQPTEELVEQIISLHSRGDIEELCFKVSMGNFEEAHPLLSTILKNTEAVVVVSVLARHFLDLYKLVLFLERRESYPWPVIKKASESLGIGLGKTARFLGFSFKGGDKVLNHMMLYDTEKVEKILDRLYWLDLTVKSTTTPNLAIHSFLDQLRQIIGEGA encoded by the coding sequence GTGAGGCGGTTGCCAGCGCTCTTTCTCGTCGGTAACGCGAAGGTTCTGAAAGATGAGTACGTGAAGGAGATCTGTGAGAAGAAGAAGCTCAGGAGAATGAAAGTGTCTATCGAAGAGAAAGAGGCAGCGTTCAGTCTGCTGTCTCAGGGAGACCTCTTCTTCGGTGACGTTCTGCTCGACATAGTCGACTTCGATGACTGGAAAAAGGACGAGCGGAAGAAACTTTTGCAGCTGGCGGAAACGGCGAAAATCGATGTGATAGTCAGGACCGAGGAGAGCATCAAAGCCAAGGACGTTCTGGTTCTGGCATTACCCAAACCGTGGGAACAAGATAAATGGACAGACTATGTCCTGGAACGGCTGAAAAAACACGGAATATCGGCTTCACGAAGTGTGGCAGAACTGATCTTGGAGAGAGTCGGACCAAACGACGAACTCATCGAGAGAGAGATCGAAAAATTAGCCTGCGTGACGAACCAACCGACCGAAGAGCTCGTCGAACAGATCATTTCTCTTCATTCAAGGGGTGACATCGAAGAACTTTGTTTCAAGGTCTCGATGGGGAACTTCGAAGAAGCTCATCCACTGCTGAGTACGATACTGAAGAACACCGAAGCGGTGGTCGTGGTGTCGGTGCTCGCCAGACATTTCCTTGATCTGTACAAACTCGTGCTCTTCCTCGAAAGACGAGAAAGTTACCCTTGGCCCGTGATAAAGAAAGCATCCGAAAGTCTCGGTATAGGGCTCGGGAAAACGGCCAGATTTCTGGGCTTCTCCTTCAAAGGTGGCGACAAAGTTTTGAACCACATGATGCTGTACGACACTGAAAAAGTTGAGAAGATTCTGGATAGACTGTACTGGCTCGATTTGACGGTGAAGAGCACCACCACACCGAACTTAGCGATCCACAGCTTTTTAGATCAGCTTCGACAGATCATCGGTGAAGGCGCATGA
- a CDS encoding DUF3242 domain-containing protein, giving the protein MKKIFLALVILLFLSGCVMRIAEVPPRIYSLESAVQIPSGKYKLIHLESVSGYENIELKGMVAVYRGPDGSMYLFYGFKSFDDAPKKVWKSIVKKYGVWNLGVYIDLPSVGYYSVEKKDKHVVAWWKDVWLFVVESKGNPRDFVKDVMDAFARLGGMLR; this is encoded by the coding sequence GTGAAAAAGATCTTTCTTGCGCTGGTGATCTTGCTGTTTTTGAGCGGTTGTGTGATGAGAATCGCAGAAGTTCCTCCGAGAATTTATTCGCTCGAATCGGCCGTGCAGATTCCCAGCGGTAAGTACAAACTGATACATCTTGAGAGTGTGTCAGGTTATGAGAATATCGAGTTGAAGGGCATGGTCGCTGTCTACAGAGGCCCAGACGGGTCGATGTATCTCTTCTACGGTTTCAAGAGCTTCGACGATGCTCCAAAGAAAGTCTGGAAATCGATCGTCAAGAAGTACGGTGTCTGGAATCTTGGAGTCTACATCGATCTTCCATCGGTTGGTTATTACAGCGTCGAAAAGAAGGACAAACACGTTGTCGCGTGGTGGAAAGATGTGTGGCTGTTCGTCGTTGAATCGAAGGGTAATCCCAGAGATTTCGTGAAGGATGTGATGGACGCCTTCGCTCGACTGGGAGGTATGCTGAGATGA
- a CDS encoding phosphoglucosamine mutase, protein MKNLFGTDGLRGVYGDDLTDELAYKLGLALGEMYGPSLFVVGHDTRESAEPLQKALVKGLLEKGAKVKLAGVLPTPAVAMVSKLLDCFGIVISASHNPYQYNGIKVLRSGFKLPDEEERKIELVMETVSAGVEKGFAEFDPHLRELYIETLLKSFHGLDLSGLKIAVDLANGAAIMTTPEVLNALGANVTCFSKEPNGKNINENCGSQHPEFLSERMRGFDLGILHDGDADRCILLGENAEEIHGDKIMGVVAVQLKHEGRLRNDVVVATIMSNKGLEDYLLDRGIKLTRVKVGDKYVLEGMIELGTNFGGERSGHIIFLDRSTTGDGLITALEFLRLMLSTGKSASELSKEVEDYPQVLLNVPVADKSVAEHPTLKREIEKYLERFRIVVRASGTERLVRVMVEGKDETEVKRVAEEFCRLVRELDRG, encoded by the coding sequence ATGAAGAACCTTTTCGGAACAGACGGACTGAGGGGTGTCTACGGAGACGACCTGACGGATGAACTCGCCTATAAGCTCGGATTGGCTCTGGGGGAAATGTACGGGCCATCGCTGTTCGTTGTGGGACACGACACGAGAGAGTCTGCGGAACCTCTGCAAAAAGCTTTGGTGAAAGGTTTGCTGGAAAAAGGTGCGAAGGTCAAGCTCGCAGGCGTTCTCCCCACTCCCGCCGTGGCCATGGTCAGCAAACTGCTGGACTGTTTCGGTATCGTGATCTCCGCTTCCCACAATCCTTACCAGTACAACGGAATAAAGGTGCTCAGATCCGGTTTCAAACTGCCGGACGAGGAAGAAAGAAAGATCGAACTCGTCATGGAGACAGTCTCAGCCGGTGTCGAGAAAGGTTTTGCAGAGTTCGATCCGCATCTTCGTGAACTCTACATAGAGACGCTTTTGAAATCCTTCCACGGGCTTGATTTGTCCGGTTTGAAAATCGCAGTGGATTTGGCCAACGGTGCCGCCATCATGACCACACCTGAGGTTCTGAACGCTCTCGGTGCGAACGTGACGTGTTTTTCGAAAGAACCGAACGGAAAGAACATAAACGAGAACTGCGGTTCTCAGCATCCAGAGTTCCTCTCCGAACGCATGAGGGGGTTCGACTTAGGCATTCTGCACGACGGCGATGCCGATAGGTGCATCTTGCTCGGTGAAAATGCCGAAGAAATACACGGAGACAAGATCATGGGAGTCGTCGCGGTGCAACTGAAGCACGAAGGCAGACTCCGCAACGACGTGGTTGTGGCGACGATAATGAGTAACAAAGGTTTAGAGGATTATTTACTGGATAGGGGTATAAAACTCACCAGAGTGAAGGTTGGAGACAAGTATGTCCTCGAGGGCATGATAGAGCTCGGCACGAACTTCGGCGGAGAAAGATCTGGCCACATCATCTTTCTTGACAGATCCACGACTGGCGATGGGCTCATAACAGCCCTCGAGTTCCTGAGGCTTATGCTTTCGACGGGCAAAAGCGCCTCTGAACTTTCGAAAGAGGTGGAAGATTATCCTCAGGTGCTACTGAACGTGCCCGTCGCGGACAAGTCCGTTGCGGAGCACCCGACGCTCAAGAGAGAGATAGAAAAGTATCTTGAACGGTTCAGGATTGTTGTCAGAGCTTCAGGCACCGAAAGGTTGGTCCGAGTCATGGTGGAGGGAAAGGACGAAACCGAAGTGAAAAGGGTGGCGGAAGAATTTTGTAGGCTGGTACGCGAGCTGGATCGGGGGTGA